Proteins encoded in a region of the Rothia mucilaginosa genome:
- a CDS encoding slipin family protein translates to MDPVTLATILIPVAVIVLFILIRMFRVIPEYERGISFRFGHLRSELKPGLNIVFPLVDSLQRVDMRVITLTIPPQEVITKDNVPARVNAVVLFRVTNAKNAVLEVENYPIATSQIAQTTLRSLLGRVDLDTLLAHREDLNEDLRSIIGSRTEPWGIQVELVEIKDVEIPEAMQRAMAREAEAERERRAKIISARGELEASSELKEASDILSQSPASLQLRYLQTLLELGADQNSTVVFPLPMDVIGPLMGALKGESK, encoded by the coding sequence ATGGATCCCGTCACTTTGGCAACTATCCTCATCCCAGTTGCCGTCATTGTTCTTTTTATTCTGATTCGTATGTTCCGCGTCATCCCCGAATACGAGCGTGGCATCTCTTTCCGCTTCGGTCACCTGCGCTCGGAACTGAAGCCCGGCCTGAACATCGTCTTCCCCCTCGTCGACTCCCTGCAGCGCGTTGATATGCGTGTCATCACCCTGACCATTCCCCCGCAGGAAGTCATCACCAAGGACAACGTCCCTGCCCGCGTGAACGCCGTGGTCCTCTTCCGCGTGACCAACGCCAAGAACGCCGTGCTTGAGGTTGAAAACTACCCGATTGCCACCAGCCAGATTGCGCAGACCACCCTGCGTTCCCTGCTCGGTCGCGTTGACCTGGACACCCTGCTCGCACACCGCGAGGACCTGAACGAGGACCTGCGTTCCATCATCGGTTCGCGCACCGAGCCGTGGGGTATTCAGGTGGAGCTCGTCGAAATTAAGGACGTTGAGATTCCCGAGGCTATGCAGCGCGCCATGGCTCGCGAGGCTGAGGCTGAGCGTGAGCGCCGCGCAAAGATCATTTCGGCACGCGGTGAGCTGGAGGCTTCGAGCGAGCTGAAGGAAGCGTCCGACATTCTGAGCCAGTCCCCCGCCTCCCTGCAGCTGCGTTACCTGCAGACCCTGCTGGAGCTGGGTGCCGACCAGAACTCGACCGTGGTCTTCCCGCTGCCCATGGACGTGATTGGCCCGCTCATGGGTGCGCTCAAGGGCGAGAGCAAGTAG
- a CDS encoding nitric-oxide reductase large subunit: MATKPVSRAQAAKIARRSDTVGAYAGKGWVQAVAFVMLLGFTIMAVLAMRTYALSMPLPDKIVGNDGKTIATQEQILHGQELFQGRGLQQYGSVLGHGAYLGPDYTAEYLRLTTDAAVKEYREQGKQDPRELVKNEWRKENKYDEQTKTITWSAGETKGYQLMLKHYRETLMKGDTSQGLFPDAIKNDEELHDLVAFFGWTAWASAADRPDQPYSYTNNWPSEPNVDNKPTADLMVWSALSLIALIGGTGLMFAIYGRWSRAIGWHAEEAPVLDFRQPDEVRLTPSQKAACLLFATILVLFLLQALVGALTEHYREELTGFFGIDMGQLLPYTVSRTWHLQLSLFWTAGAFLAGGIFIAPLITRREPKKQGLLTYVLIGAVVFVVLGSLLNEWFSQKGLIPKELTGFFSQQWEFLDLPRFFQILLTAGMFIWIVIVWRTLSARLKGSKKTSLPWLFLFSGLAIPMFYAVGLLAGQRTHVTVAEFWRFWVVHLWVEDFLELFTTVMVAYIFVLLGVVRERIAISIIMMDAVLYSAGGVIGTLHHTYFVGTPSEQMAFGAFFSAAEVIPLTFLTVEAWGFMQLGARQYSNRTKPFPHRWAVMFLIAVGFWNFLGAGVFGFLINLPIVSYFEIGTALTANHAHASMMGVYGMLAIAFAVFGLRYLIPEDKWPEKGLKFSFWTLNIGLLWMSFISLLPLGIAQLYKSVGEGYYEARSFAFIHDGASAVMGWMRMPGDVIFLVGIIPLIKLALLGIKEIFSKNAKETVLELPEPPLYEVVEDARIAEFAGAKAAEELPEQTSPYRSDRRG, encoded by the coding sequence ATGGCTACAAAACCCGTCTCGCGTGCGCAGGCAGCAAAGATTGCCCGCCGCTCAGACACGGTCGGTGCCTATGCCGGAAAAGGCTGGGTACAGGCTGTTGCGTTTGTGATGCTCCTGGGCTTCACCATTATGGCAGTCCTTGCAATGCGCACCTACGCACTCTCCATGCCGCTCCCCGATAAAATCGTCGGCAACGACGGCAAAACTATCGCAACCCAAGAACAGATCCTGCACGGTCAGGAACTGTTCCAGGGACGCGGCCTGCAGCAGTACGGATCCGTGCTCGGTCACGGTGCCTACCTCGGCCCCGACTACACTGCAGAATACCTGCGCCTGACCACCGATGCTGCCGTCAAGGAGTACCGTGAACAGGGCAAGCAGGACCCCCGCGAACTCGTCAAGAACGAGTGGCGCAAGGAGAACAAGTACGACGAGCAGACTAAGACCATCACCTGGTCCGCTGGTGAGACCAAGGGCTACCAGCTCATGCTCAAGCACTACCGTGAAACCCTCATGAAGGGTGACACCTCGCAGGGCCTGTTCCCCGACGCCATTAAGAACGACGAAGAACTGCACGACCTCGTCGCATTCTTCGGCTGGACCGCATGGGCATCGGCGGCAGACCGCCCCGACCAGCCCTACTCCTACACCAACAACTGGCCTTCCGAACCCAACGTGGACAACAAGCCCACCGCGGATCTGATGGTCTGGTCGGCACTCTCCCTGATTGCCCTCATCGGTGGTACCGGTCTGATGTTCGCCATCTACGGCCGCTGGTCCCGCGCTATCGGCTGGCACGCGGAAGAGGCACCCGTCCTCGACTTCCGTCAGCCCGACGAAGTTCGCCTGACCCCCTCGCAGAAGGCAGCCTGCCTGCTCTTCGCAACGATCCTGGTGCTGTTCCTGCTGCAGGCTCTGGTGGGTGCACTCACCGAGCACTACCGTGAAGAACTCACCGGCTTCTTCGGTATCGACATGGGCCAGCTGTTGCCCTACACGGTATCTCGAACCTGGCACCTTCAGCTCTCCCTCTTCTGGACCGCAGGCGCGTTCCTGGCGGGCGGTATCTTCATCGCCCCGCTGATTACCCGCCGCGAACCCAAGAAGCAGGGCCTGCTTACCTACGTTCTCATCGGCGCCGTGGTCTTCGTGGTCCTCGGCTCGCTGCTGAACGAATGGTTCTCTCAGAAGGGCCTCATCCCCAAGGAACTCACCGGCTTCTTCTCGCAGCAGTGGGAGTTCCTGGACCTGCCGCGATTCTTCCAGATCCTGCTCACCGCGGGTATGTTCATCTGGATCGTCATCGTCTGGCGTACCCTCTCCGCTCGTCTGAAGGGCTCGAAGAAGACCTCCCTGCCGTGGCTGTTCCTCTTCTCCGGCCTCGCCATCCCCATGTTCTACGCGGTCGGCCTGCTCGCAGGTCAGCGTACCCACGTGACCGTCGCCGAATTCTGGCGATTCTGGGTGGTTCACCTCTGGGTGGAGGACTTCCTCGAACTGTTCACCACCGTGATGGTGGCGTACATCTTCGTGCTGCTCGGCGTGGTCCGCGAGCGCATCGCAATCTCCATCATCATGATGGACGCTGTGCTCTACTCCGCCGGTGGTGTGATCGGTACTCTGCACCACACCTACTTCGTCGGTACCCCCTCCGAGCAGATGGCATTCGGTGCGTTCTTCTCGGCTGCTGAGGTTATCCCGCTGACCTTCCTGACCGTTGAGGCGTGGGGCTTCATGCAGCTGGGTGCCCGCCAGTACTCCAACCGCACCAAGCCTTTCCCGCACCGTTGGGCTGTTATGTTCCTGATTGCTGTGGGCTTCTGGAACTTCCTCGGCGCAGGTGTGTTCGGCTTCCTGATTAACCTGCCGATCGTGTCCTACTTCGAGATTGGTACCGCGCTGACCGCAAACCACGCACACGCATCCATGATGGGTGTGTACGGTATGCTAGCGATCGCGTTCGCGGTATTTGGTCTGCGCTACCTGATCCCTGAGGACAAGTGGCCTGAGAAGGGTCTGAAGTTCTCCTTCTGGACCCTGAACATTGGTCTGCTGTGGATGTCCTTCATCTCGCTGCTGCCGCTGGGTATTGCTCAGCTGTACAAGTCCGTGGGTGAAGGCTACTACGAGGCTCGTTCCTTCGCGTTCATTCACGACGGTGCTTCCGCCGTGATGGGTTGGATGCGTATGCCCGGTGACGTGATTTTCCTGGTCGGCATTATCCCGCTGATTAAGCTGGCGCTGCTGGGTATCAAGGAGATCTTCTCCAAGAACGCTAAGGAAACCGTCCTGGAGCTGCCCGAACCGCCGCTGTACGAGGTGGTTGAGGACGCTCGCATCGCAGAGTTCGCCGGCGCTAAGGCTGCCGAGGAGCTGCCCGAGCAGACCAGCCCCTACCGTAGCGATCGTCGAGGCTAA
- a CDS encoding ABC transporter transmembrane domain-containing protein codes for MTEYNADKAQENAAREEATHEESMHNKTTQEKAAQKKTAQKKAAQEVTGSEQRKAEEEALKKRLALRVTAPGHKYPWHRWAIPIAGETTAGIGAIMIPVMVGQFINQHIAGKAHDAWPMFWVVVAAITFIVINEFFGWGTSMTLSAELGRDWRIYINRLMGRTRAGVDSGEAVTVMNKDVRRITDVYFSLPLFVNAMIVATLGAVQLWLINPVTAIVTLIGTIIVVSVIAWYSTFLESKIGEYREKDGEASSRASDIATGLRTIAGLGAEEQMRERYHRATDEVFDSYMRYEKTHRWMYLIRALLGGVVTLLGIGFALTGHVENGRWVSDTPAASLVTVASIIAMMGGPIWITQNFLTSWRYAKIALAKVARLEGHAGVRQGVLKSPRTDEEMAQLARAEQAVEASTLEMPVPVAPAGASNPRIVYVNPRDYNLTAQDYAEALARTLRRGGEDLKDASGRRVLLSEPNPMIFAGTLQEHLRLGTVPNPDEELAQAKDQELLKITDSREIAYRLGGRNPEDYFAARITSEGANLSGGQRQRLALARALAQDAQVLILTEPLNSVDEPSQRYIYDAMETQIGSDRLPVGYPGLLQDLEQVYVVSTTAETTRRMERDGYPAADSGTPSTTQNQEVN; via the coding sequence ATGACTGAATACAACGCTGACAAGGCGCAAGAAAACGCTGCGCGTGAAGAAGCTACGCATGAAGAATCCATGCATAACAAAACCACGCAGGAAAAAGCCGCTCAGAAGAAAACTGCGCAGAAAAAAGCTGCACAGGAAGTAACCGGTAGCGAACAGCGCAAGGCTGAAGAAGAAGCCCTCAAGAAGCGCCTCGCCCTGCGAGTCACCGCGCCCGGACACAAATACCCCTGGCACCGCTGGGCAATCCCCATCGCGGGTGAAACCACCGCAGGCATCGGCGCAATCATGATCCCCGTCATGGTGGGTCAATTCATCAACCAGCACATCGCTGGCAAAGCCCACGACGCCTGGCCCATGTTCTGGGTCGTCGTCGCCGCTATCACCTTCATCGTGATTAACGAGTTCTTCGGCTGGGGTACCTCCATGACCCTCAGTGCGGAACTCGGCCGCGACTGGCGCATCTACATCAACCGACTCATGGGACGCACCCGCGCTGGCGTAGACTCCGGCGAAGCGGTCACCGTCATGAACAAAGACGTACGCCGCATTACGGACGTCTACTTCTCACTGCCGCTATTCGTCAACGCCATGATCGTCGCGACCCTCGGTGCCGTGCAGCTCTGGCTCATCAACCCCGTCACAGCGATCGTGACCCTCATCGGCACGATTATCGTGGTTAGCGTTATCGCCTGGTACTCGACCTTCCTCGAATCCAAAATCGGCGAATACCGCGAAAAGGACGGTGAAGCCTCCTCACGCGCCTCCGACATCGCCACCGGTCTGCGCACCATCGCCGGCCTCGGCGCGGAAGAGCAGATGCGTGAACGCTACCACCGAGCCACCGACGAAGTCTTCGACAGCTACATGCGCTACGAAAAGACGCACCGCTGGATGTACCTCATCCGCGCGCTGCTCGGCGGTGTCGTGACCCTGCTCGGCATCGGCTTCGCCCTCACCGGCCACGTCGAAAACGGCCGCTGGGTATCCGACACGCCCGCCGCGTCCCTGGTGACCGTCGCCTCCATTATCGCGATGATGGGTGGCCCCATCTGGATTACTCAGAACTTCCTCACCTCATGGCGATACGCCAAGATTGCGCTCGCCAAGGTCGCCCGACTCGAAGGTCACGCGGGCGTACGCCAGGGCGTGCTGAAGAGCCCGCGCACCGACGAAGAAATGGCGCAGCTGGCACGCGCCGAACAGGCAGTTGAGGCGAGCACCCTTGAGATGCCCGTACCCGTCGCCCCCGCCGGTGCCAGCAACCCGCGCATCGTGTACGTCAACCCGCGCGACTACAACCTCACCGCGCAGGACTACGCCGAGGCACTCGCCCGCACCCTGCGACGTGGGGGAGAGGACCTCAAGGACGCCTCCGGCCGCCGCGTGCTACTGAGCGAACCGAACCCCATGATTTTCGCGGGAACCCTGCAGGAGCACCTGCGCCTGGGCACCGTGCCGAACCCCGACGAGGAGCTGGCACAGGCAAAGGACCAAGAGCTGCTGAAGATTACCGACTCCCGCGAAATCGCCTACCGTCTGGGCGGACGCAACCCCGAAGACTACTTCGCCGCCCGCATCACCAGCGAAGGCGCGAACCTCTCCGGTGGTCAGCGTCAGCGACTGGCACTCGCCCGCGCACTCGCGCAGGATGCGCAGGTGCTCATCCTGACCGAGCCGCTGAACTCTGTGGACGAACCCAGCCAGCGCTACATCTACGATGCGATGGAAACCCAGATCGGTAGCGACCGCCTGCCCGTCGGCTACCCCGGCCTGCTGCAGGATTTGGAGCAGGTCTACGTTGTCTCCACGACCGCGGAGACGACCCGCCGCATGGAACGCGACGGCTACCCGGCCGCCGACTCGGGAACTCCCTCAACTACTCAGAATCAGGAGGTGAACTAG
- a CDS encoding transposase has protein sequence MPEQIAGVSFLVWLACVYAFGLVAVGWGFDILAKRTSQRMVAARTFGFTYHEESDAWLCPEDQWLWATAFDSDNRVMRYRAKPSVCNTCPIKDSCTVSANGRELTREVDEWPYSESGRFHRGLAVAVSLLGVVILIGAAIVWHSPLELLVEGAAAVVCLSLTYPLAVKLMRSPANFENDPKHIHASTADESVNVKMDRFAAKWGGVSNERKRRTEQTRKQMIADATLPVRTSALDPDRPAWSGTGTSVPRLHKTTNEVLQQQNLADAQAAEEMAKK, from the coding sequence ATGCCTGAGCAGATTGCTGGAGTTTCTTTCCTCGTGTGGCTGGCCTGCGTGTACGCGTTCGGCCTGGTCGCCGTGGGTTGGGGCTTCGATATTCTCGCCAAGCGCACCAGCCAGCGCATGGTGGCGGCGCGAACCTTCGGGTTCACCTACCACGAAGAGAGCGACGCGTGGCTCTGCCCCGAAGACCAGTGGCTGTGGGCGACCGCATTCGACTCGGATAACCGAGTGATGCGTTACCGCGCCAAGCCCAGCGTGTGCAACACCTGCCCGATTAAGGACAGCTGCACCGTCTCAGCGAACGGCCGCGAGCTCACCCGTGAAGTGGACGAATGGCCCTACTCCGAGTCGGGTCGTTTCCACCGCGGGCTGGCGGTTGCTGTCTCGTTGCTGGGTGTGGTCATCCTGATTGGTGCCGCCATCGTCTGGCACTCCCCGCTGGAGCTTCTGGTGGAGGGTGCCGCCGCGGTGGTCTGCCTGTCGCTGACCTACCCGCTGGCTGTGAAGCTCATGCGTTCCCCCGCGAACTTCGAGAACGATCCGAAGCATATTCACGCATCCACCGCTGACGAATCGGTGAACGTGAAGATGGACCGTTTCGCGGCGAAGTGGGGTGGCGTGTCGAATGAGCGTAAGCGCCGTACCGAGCAGACCCGCAAGCAGATGATTGCGGATGCAACCCTGCCGGTTCGTACCTCTGCCCTCGACCCGGACCGCCCCGCATGGAGCGGTACCGGCACCTCGGTTCCGCGTCTGCATAAGACCACGAACGAGGTATTGCAACAGCAGAACCTTGCTGATGCTCAGGCCGCTGAGGAAATGGCGAAGAAGTAG
- a CDS encoding bifunctional hydroxymethylpyrimidine kinase/phosphomethylpyrimidine kinase — protein MAEQPTAPACAPTNPSNPAPGASASGTPGVPGTSRVPRVLSIAGTDPSGGAGIQADLKSITASGGYGMCVTTSLVAQNTCGVREVFTPPLEFLTAQLAAVFDDVTVDAVKIGMLGDADTIRTVRTWLSEHPVPVVVLDPVMIASSGDRLLQAEAEQALRDLVPLVDVITPNIPELAVLCQKEPAQTFDEAHEQAANLAAATGTTVIVKGGHLCGQDAGNTAVFPDGTCAHVRTPRLDSRNTHGTGCSLSSSLATRLGVELLQHTEAAESSEGEKNALTSEDTHRALQWSTRWLHESIAAGAGLQVGSGEGHGPVDHAARARRLEAAASAYPWHHLLATTDSEGNALDGTSPERLLPVSPVPAGEAVVKPAGPWTAALWAAGGETWHQILDLPFVRALGDGTLDEDLFSFYLDQDALYLRDYSRALATLSARADTAAAQVHWAAGAHEAIAAESQLHEGWLANRARLGGPSPITMGYTNFLRASAAGDDYVVGAAAILPCYWLYEEVGAVLSSQNHADHPYAEWLSLYGGEEFAAEVARSLAEVERAFEAASPAQRVRAARAYLSACVYEREFFDQAHRALR, from the coding sequence ATGGCAGAGCAGCCTACCGCGCCCGCGTGCGCACCCACCAACCCCTCTAACCCTGCACCCGGCGCGAGCGCTTCCGGAACTCCCGGGGTACCTGGGACCTCTAGGGTGCCGAGGGTCCTGTCCATTGCGGGAACCGACCCCTCCGGCGGTGCGGGTATTCAGGCGGACCTCAAATCCATTACTGCATCCGGCGGTTACGGCATGTGCGTGACCACCTCACTGGTCGCCCAGAACACCTGCGGAGTGCGTGAAGTATTCACCCCGCCTCTGGAATTTTTGACCGCGCAGCTTGCCGCCGTTTTTGATGACGTCACGGTTGACGCCGTAAAAATCGGTATGCTCGGTGACGCAGATACGATTCGTACTGTCCGCACCTGGCTGAGTGAGCATCCCGTGCCCGTGGTCGTGCTCGACCCGGTCATGATTGCTTCTAGCGGTGACCGGCTGCTACAGGCGGAAGCGGAGCAGGCGCTGCGCGACCTCGTGCCGCTCGTGGATGTGATTACCCCGAACATTCCGGAGCTTGCCGTGCTCTGCCAGAAGGAGCCCGCCCAGACCTTTGATGAGGCGCATGAGCAGGCGGCAAACCTTGCGGCGGCGACCGGAACCACCGTGATTGTGAAGGGCGGCCACCTGTGCGGTCAGGACGCCGGTAACACCGCGGTCTTCCCGGACGGCACCTGCGCCCACGTGCGCACCCCGCGCCTGGACAGCCGCAATACGCACGGCACCGGATGCTCCCTGTCCTCCTCGCTGGCAACCCGCCTGGGCGTGGAACTGCTCCAGCATACCGAAGCCGCAGAATCTTCTGAGGGCGAGAAGAATGCTCTGACCAGCGAAGACACCCACCGCGCCCTGCAGTGGAGCACCCGCTGGCTCCACGAATCCATCGCCGCAGGCGCCGGGTTGCAGGTGGGCTCCGGTGAGGGCCACGGCCCGGTGGACCACGCCGCCCGTGCCCGCCGTCTGGAAGCTGCCGCCTCCGCGTACCCGTGGCATCACCTGCTCGCCACCACCGACTCTGAGGGCAATGCTCTTGACGGCACCAGCCCGGAGCGTCTGCTGCCGGTCAGCCCCGTGCCCGCCGGTGAAGCCGTCGTTAAGCCTGCCGGTCCGTGGACCGCCGCCCTCTGGGCAGCCGGTGGCGAAACCTGGCACCAGATCCTGGACCTGCCCTTCGTGCGTGCCCTCGGTGACGGCACCCTCGACGAGGACCTGTTCTCCTTCTACCTGGACCAGGATGCCCTCTACCTGCGCGACTATTCGCGTGCGCTCGCGACTCTCTCGGCGCGTGCTGATACCGCTGCGGCACAGGTGCACTGGGCGGCCGGTGCGCACGAGGCGATTGCCGCCGAATCGCAGCTGCACGAGGGCTGGCTGGCGAACCGTGCGCGTCTGGGTGGGCCCTCGCCGATTACGATGGGGTACACGAATTTCCTGCGTGCCTCCGCCGCCGGTGATGATTACGTGGTCGGTGCCGCGGCAATCCTGCCCTGCTACTGGCTGTACGAAGAAGTGGGCGCTGTGCTCTCCTCACAGAATCACGCGGACCACCCGTACGCGGAGTGGTTGAGCCTGTACGGTGGCGAAGAGTTCGCCGCGGAGGTGGCGCGTAGCCTCGCGGAGGTGGAGCGTGCGTTTGAGGCGGCTTCACCGGCTCAGCGTGTGCGTGCGGCGCGGGCGTACCTGTCGGCGTGCGTGTACGAGCGTGAGTTCTTTGACCAGGCGCACCGAGCATTGCGTTAG
- a CDS encoding ABC transporter ATP-binding protein yields the protein MAKQLPIETPAYVAHRMWNYLAAHKGRALYTFVIYMVSTLMGAVVPLQIGATVDDVVAGKFSSYPWQPILIILAAFIVQAVTLMVSSYSAARLGALVTRDANQDTLDGTLDLDARTVEEAGSGDLLTRVTDDLSSAAKSVSEDLLGAIYVLLYFLISTISLAFVSPAMGLIMLPMIAGLALIMSKMLPLMAARNQTAQERVSDLNSVLTENIRGTSTIRELGVHAAREDAFAGENKRQFAAQLGMVRIRQLYFTVDAINAWIPTVLCMLWGAACVALGWASWGAVATASVMVFSLRILADMLNHHVSSLRIMLVNMGRVFGVVSLAKKQRETRAQHRAEAFAAVSDEAVKNPEYAIDCTDISYGYSPDALVLEGINLKIRRGEALALVGRSGSGKTTLARLIGGSLTALDGTISVMGRPVGHGDFPTDAAADGRPRLLVCTQEAHVFFGTLADNFTVVVPDATVEQMGEALDAVGARWWRDLPQGMDTVVSGADSPLTRDQIQQLALARIVLADPHAVILDESTTQLELADATESLSAVLANRAVLIISHDARIASLADRAVLLHEGRIIAEGSPAEIFALT from the coding sequence ATGGCAAAGCAGCTCCCCATCGAAACCCCCGCCTACGTGGCACACCGCATGTGGAACTACCTCGCGGCGCATAAGGGACGCGCCCTCTACACCTTCGTCATCTACATGGTCAGCACCCTCATGGGTGCGGTGGTGCCCCTGCAGATTGGTGCCACCGTGGACGACGTGGTGGCGGGCAAGTTCTCCAGCTACCCGTGGCAGCCGATTCTGATTATCCTGGCGGCGTTCATCGTGCAGGCAGTGACCCTCATGGTCTCCTCGTACAGTGCGGCGCGACTGGGTGCGCTCGTCACCCGTGACGCCAACCAGGACACCCTCGACGGCACCCTCGACCTGGACGCACGCACCGTGGAAGAAGCCGGTAGTGGCGACCTGCTGACCCGCGTGACCGACGACCTCTCCTCGGCAGCCAAGTCCGTCAGCGAGGACCTGCTCGGCGCAATCTACGTGCTGCTGTACTTCCTGATTTCCACAATCTCCCTGGCGTTTGTGAGCCCCGCAATGGGTCTGATTATGCTGCCCATGATTGCCGGTCTTGCCCTCATCATGTCGAAGATGCTGCCGCTCATGGCGGCACGCAACCAGACCGCCCAGGAGCGCGTGAGTGACCTCAACAGCGTGCTGACTGAGAACATTCGCGGCACCTCCACGATCCGTGAGCTGGGTGTTCACGCCGCCCGCGAAGACGCCTTCGCCGGTGAGAACAAGCGCCAGTTCGCCGCACAGCTGGGCATGGTGCGCATCCGCCAGCTGTACTTCACCGTGGATGCTATCAACGCCTGGATCCCCACGGTTCTGTGCATGCTCTGGGGCGCCGCCTGCGTGGCTCTCGGCTGGGCAAGCTGGGGCGCCGTGGCAACCGCCTCGGTCATGGTATTCAGCCTGCGAATCCTCGCCGACATGCTGAACCACCACGTCAGCAGCCTGCGCATCATGCTCGTGAACATGGGCCGCGTGTTTGGTGTGGTTTCCCTGGCGAAGAAGCAGCGTGAGACGCGTGCACAGCACCGCGCCGAAGCCTTCGCCGCCGTGTCTGATGAAGCCGTGAAGAACCCGGAGTACGCCATTGACTGCACCGACATATCCTACGGCTACTCGCCGGACGCTCTCGTTCTGGAAGGCATCAACCTGAAGATTCGCCGCGGCGAGGCGCTCGCCCTGGTGGGCCGCTCCGGCTCGGGTAAGACCACCCTGGCGCGTCTGATTGGTGGTTCGCTGACCGCCCTGGACGGCACCATCAGCGTGATGGGTCGCCCGGTGGGTCACGGCGACTTCCCGACCGATGCCGCCGCCGACGGCCGCCCGCGCCTGCTGGTCTGCACCCAGGAAGCACACGTCTTCTTCGGTACTCTCGCCGATAACTTTACGGTGGTCGTGCCGGATGCAACCGTCGAGCAGATGGGCGAGGCACTGGACGCTGTCGGTGCCCGCTGGTGGCGTGACCTGCCGCAGGGCATGGACACCGTCGTCAGCGGCGCAGATTCGCCTCTGACCCGCGACCAGATTCAGCAGCTGGCACTGGCACGTATTGTGCTGGCTGACCCGCACGCCGTGATTCTGGACGAGTCCACCACCCAGCTGGAACTCGCGGACGCAACCGAGTCCCTGAGCGCCGTGCTGGCGAACCGTGCGGTGCTGATTATCTCGCACGATGCGCGTATCGCCTCCCTGGCTGACCGTGCGGTCCTGCTGCACGAGGGTAGGATCATTGCGGAGGGTTCACCGGCAGAGATTTTCGCCCTGACCTAA